The following are encoded in a window of Scophthalmus maximus strain ysfricsl-2021 chromosome 6, ASM2237912v1, whole genome shotgun sequence genomic DNA:
- the gpx1b gene encoding glutathione peroxidase 1b encodes MATIFYDFTAKLLKGETFNFSSLRGKVVLVENVASLUGTTTRDYTQMNELHQRYASKGLVILGVPCNQFGHQENSKNEEILLSLKYVRPGNGFEPTFQLLEKVEVNGKDAHPLFEFLRETLPSPSDDPAALMTDPKLITWSPVCRNDVAWNFEKFLIGPDGVPFKRYSRRFLTSDIEEDIKKLLSLVH; translated from the exons ATGGCAACGATCTTCTACGACTTCACGGCCAAACTCCTGAAGGGAGAAACCTTCAATTTCTCTTCTCTGCGGGGCAAAGTGGTCCTCGTTGAGAATGTGGCGTCTCTCTGAGGCACGACCACCAGGGATTACACCCAGATGAACGAGCTCCACCAGCGGTACGCCAGCAAGGGGCTTGTGATCCTGGGAGTGCCCTGCAACCAGTTCGGCCATCAG GAGAACTCCAAGAACGAAGAAATCCTTCTGTCTCTGAAGTATGTCCGCCCTGGAAATGGCTTTGAGCCAACGTTTCAGCTCCTGGAGAAAGTGGAAGTGAATGGGAAGGATGCTCACCCTCTGTTCGAGTTCCTGAGGGAAACTCTCCCCTCCCCCAGCGATGACCCCGCTGCCCTGATGACTGACCCAAAGCTAATCACCTGGAGCCCGGTCTGCAGGAACGACGTGGCCTGGAACTTTGAGAAGTTCCTCATCGGGCCCGACGGGGTGCCGTTCAAGCGTTACAGCAGGAGGTTCCTCACCAGCGACATCGAGGAGGACATCAAGAAACTCCTCAGCCTTGTGCACTAA
- the usp4 gene encoding ubiquitin carboxyl-terminal hydrolase 4 isoform X2, protein MMAEGGGPESGGAADSDSEPVAAQMPTPSTECQKQTVGSLLKTTLRKGDEWYLIDSRWFKQWKKYVGFDSWDMYNVGERSLYPGPIDNSGLFSDQETQALKEHLIDELDYVLVPTEAWNKLVSWYGCLEDQRPIARKVVEHGMFVKHCKVEVYLLELNLCENDNMDNVVTRHFSKADTIDTIEKEMRMLFNIPSEKETRLWNKYMSNTYEQLNKPDSTVQDAGLFQGQVLVIERKNEDGTWPRQASHPKTSTTPSRNFTTSPKLSSNSSASISSTVANGDSSCSPGYTLNNSTSSGNRESQSQPGLCGLSNLGNTCFMNSALQCLSNASPLTEYFLEDQYEAEINRENPLGMRGEIAEAYADLVKQMWLSRSSYVAPRTFKTQVGRFAPQFSGYQQQDSQELLAFLLDGLHEDLNRVKKKPYLALRDAEGRPDEIVAKEAWTNHRLRNDSIIVDIFHGLFKSTLVCPECSKVSVTFDPFCYLTLPLPMKKDRTMEVFLVRSDPQSRPTQYRVVVPKLGTVTDLCSALSKLCGFPSENMVVADVYNHRFHKIYRRDDGLTQIMEKDDIFVYEVQEEDSERMNLPVYFRERHSKHAGSSTSTMLFGQPLLITVPRHNLVADVLYDKILERIGRYVKHSHSPGSESRASASASASATFASCSKAPECSTSSSPNAGLGGCGSPLSDGASCSASSSNGSNHSGTCNETNGIYDGEEEAMDHQVSPEPANGQSEEDEEETSDLENGIKGDAATKRCSTPAKLFTFSIVNAYGTANISPLPCDGNVLKLNPHSTVAIDWDTESKKLCYDEQEAEAYEKHESMLQPQKKKATVALTECIELFTTMETLGEHDPWYCPTCKKHQQATKKFDLWSLPRILVVHLKRFSYNRCWRDKLDTVVDFPIRDLNMSEFVCDPKAGPYIYDLIAVSNHYGGMGGGHYTAYGKNKVDGKWYYFDDSSVSSASEDQIVTKAAYVLFYQRRDEDAPSKPQPSASLGGAPESADDHMDTN, encoded by the exons ATGATGGCCGAGGGAGGCGGACCCGAGTCCGGCGGCGCGGCAGACTCCGACTCGGAGCCGGTAGCCGCACAAATGCCAACCCCTTCAACCGAATGTCAAAAACAGACCGTTGGGTCCCTTTTGAAGACGACTCTAAGAAAGGGCGACGAATG GTATCTCATAGACAGCCGGTGGTTCAAACAATGGAAGAAGTATGTGGGATTTGACAGCTGGGACATGTACAATGTCGGAGAACGAAGCCTCTATCCAGGACCAATTGATAACTCTGGCCTGTTTTCAG ACCAGGAGACTCAGGCACTGAAAGAGCACCTTATAGATGAGCTGGACTATGTCCTCGTACCCACTGAGGCATGGAATAAGCTAGTCAGCTGGTACGGCTGCCTTGAGGATCAGAGACCCATCGCCAGGAAG GTGGTTGAACATGGAATGTTTGTCAAGCACTGTAAGGTGGAGGTCTATCTGCTGGAGCTGAATTTGTGCGAGAATGACAACATGGACAATGTGGTCACACGTCACTTCAGTAAAGCTGACACAATAG ATACTATAGAGAAGGAAATGAGGATGCTGTTCAATATCCCATCAGAGAAGGAGACACGGCTCTGGAACAAATACATGAGCAACACCTATGAGCAGCTGAACAAGCCAGACAGCACTGTACAGGATGCTGGTCTCTTCCAGGGGCAG GTGCTTGTGATTGAGCGCAAGAATGAGGATGGCACGTGGCCCAGACAAGCCTCCCATCCCAA AACTAGTACAACGCCATCGAGGAATTTCACTACCTCCCCTAAACTCTCCTCTAACTCATCAGCCAGCATCTCCTCAACAGTAGCCAATGGTGACAGTAGCTGTAGCCCTGGATATACGCTCAATAACAGCACCTCATCTGGCAACAG GGAGTCCCAGTCGCAGCCTGGCCTGTGCGGTCTCAGTAATTTGGGCAACACATGCTTCATGAACTCTGCCCTccag TGCCTGAGTAATGCATCCCCGCTCACAGAGTACTTCCTCGAAGACCAGTACGAGGCAGAGATTAATCGGGAGAATCCTCTGGGAATGAGGGGCGAGATAGCTGAGGCCTACGCTGATTTAGTAAAGCAGATGTGGCTGAGCCGCAGCAGCTATGTGGCCCCACGTACCTTCAAA aCCCAGGTCGGACGCTTTGCCCCCCAGTTTTCAGGCTACCAGCAGCAGGACTCACAGGAACTGTTGGCCTTTTTGCTGGACGGGCTCCATGAAGATCTGAACCGTGTCAAGAAGAAACCTTATCTGGCCCTGAGGGATGCAGAGGGCCGTCCAGATGAG ATTGTTGCCAAGGAAGCCTGGACAAACCACCGTTTGCGCAATGACTCAATTATCGTTGACATTTTCCACGGCCTCTTCAAATCCACTTTGGTATGCCCAGAATGCTCAAAGGTGTCTGTCACCTTTGACCCATTCTGCTACCTCACGCTGCCTCTGCCCATGAAGAAGGACCGAACCATGGAGGTTTTCCTGGTGCGATCAGACCCTCAGTCTCGACCTACACAG TATCGAGTGGTGGTCCCCAAACTGGGTACAGTGACAGACCTGTGCAGCGCCTTGTCCAAACTCTGCGGTTTCCCTTCAGAAAAT ATGGTGGTGGCAGATGTTTACAATCACAGGTTCCATAAAATTTATCGACGGGATGACGGCCTCACCCAAATCATGGAAAAAGATGATATCTTTGT GTATGAGGTCCAGGAGGAGGACAGTGAGAGGATGAACCTGCCTGTATATTTCAGGGAGCGCCACTCCAAACACGCCGGAAGCTCAACAAGCACCATGCTGTTTGGCCAGCCTTTACTCATCACCGTGCCCAGACACAACCTCGTCGCAGATGTTCTGTACGACAAGATCCTGGAGAGAATTGG gCGTTATGTAAAACACTCGCATAGCCCCGGCAGTGAAAGCAgggcctcagcctcagcctcagcctcagccacCTTTGCCAGCTGCAGCAAGGCTCCTGAATGTTCCACATCGTCGAGTCCCAACGCCGGCCTGGGTGGCTGCGGCAGCCCCCTGTCGGACGGAGCTTCCTGCAGCGCCAGCTCCAGTAACGGCAGCAACCACTCGGGGACCTGCAATGAAACTAATGGGATATATGATG GTGAAGAGGAGGCCATGGACCACCAGGTGAGCCCGGAGCCAGCGAATGGCCAGTccgaagaggatgaagaggagaccTCTGACTTGGAAAATGGGATTAAAGGAGACGCAGCCACAAAGCGGTGCTCTACGCCTGCCAAGCTCTTCACTTTCAGCATAGTCAACGCTTACGGAACAGCCAACATCAGCCCGTTGCCTTGTGATGGAAATGTCCTCAAACTTAATC CACATTCCACAGTGGCGATCGACTGGGACACAGAGTCAAAGAAACTGTGCTACgatgaacaggaagcagag GCCTACGAGAAGCACGAGAGCATGCTACAGCCCCAAAAGAAGAAGGCCACTGTGGCTCTGACAGAGTGCATCGAGCTCTTCACAACCATGGAGACACTTGGAGAACATGATCCATG GTACTGTCCCACATGTAAGAAACACCAACAGGCCACAAAAAAGTTTGACTTGTGGTCGCTGCCTCGCATTCTGGTCGTTCACCTGAAGCGTTTCTCCTACAACCGGTGTTGGAGGGACAAGCTGGACACAGTGGTGGACTTTCCCATTAG gGATCTGAACATGTCGGAGTTTGTGTGTGACCCTAAGGCCGGTCCTTACATATATGACCTCATTGCCGTGTCAAACCACTATGGAGGAATGGGAGGGGGTCACT ACACGGCTTATGGCAAGAATAAAGTGGATGGAAAGTGGTATTACTTTGATGACAGTAGTGTCTCGTCTGCCTCAGAGGACCAGATTGTG ACTAAAGCGGCCTACGTTCTGTTCTATCAGCGCAGAGACGAGGACGCCCCCTCCAAACCTCAGCCTTCGGCCTCGCTGGGAGGAGCCCCTGAATCAGCAGACGACCATATGGACACAAATTGA
- the usp4 gene encoding ubiquitin carboxyl-terminal hydrolase 4 isoform X1, whose translation MMAEGGGPESGGAADSDSEPVAAQMPTPSTECQKQTVGSLLKTTLRKGDEWYLIDSRWFKQWKKYVGFDSWDMYNVGERSLYPGPIDNSGLFSDQETQALKEHLIDELDYVLVPTEAWNKLVSWYGCLEDQRPIARKVVEHGMFVKHCKVEVYLLELNLCENDNMDNVVTRHFSKADTIDTIEKEMRMLFNIPSEKETRLWNKYMSNTYEQLNKPDSTVQDAGLFQGQVLVIERKNEDGTWPRQASHPKTSTTPSRNFTTSPKLSSNSSASISSTVANGDSSCSPGYTLNNSTSSGNRLGGYNSYSSSYNYRESQSQPGLCGLSNLGNTCFMNSALQCLSNASPLTEYFLEDQYEAEINRENPLGMRGEIAEAYADLVKQMWLSRSSYVAPRTFKTQVGRFAPQFSGYQQQDSQELLAFLLDGLHEDLNRVKKKPYLALRDAEGRPDEIVAKEAWTNHRLRNDSIIVDIFHGLFKSTLVCPECSKVSVTFDPFCYLTLPLPMKKDRTMEVFLVRSDPQSRPTQYRVVVPKLGTVTDLCSALSKLCGFPSENMVVADVYNHRFHKIYRRDDGLTQIMEKDDIFVYEVQEEDSERMNLPVYFRERHSKHAGSSTSTMLFGQPLLITVPRHNLVADVLYDKILERIGRYVKHSHSPGSESRASASASASATFASCSKAPECSTSSSPNAGLGGCGSPLSDGASCSASSSNGSNHSGTCNETNGIYDGEEEAMDHQVSPEPANGQSEEDEEETSDLENGIKGDAATKRCSTPAKLFTFSIVNAYGTANISPLPCDGNVLKLNPHSTVAIDWDTESKKLCYDEQEAEAYEKHESMLQPQKKKATVALTECIELFTTMETLGEHDPWYCPTCKKHQQATKKFDLWSLPRILVVHLKRFSYNRCWRDKLDTVVDFPIRDLNMSEFVCDPKAGPYIYDLIAVSNHYGGMGGGHYTAYGKNKVDGKWYYFDDSSVSSASEDQIVTKAAYVLFYQRRDEDAPSKPQPSASLGGAPESADDHMDTN comes from the exons ATGATGGCCGAGGGAGGCGGACCCGAGTCCGGCGGCGCGGCAGACTCCGACTCGGAGCCGGTAGCCGCACAAATGCCAACCCCTTCAACCGAATGTCAAAAACAGACCGTTGGGTCCCTTTTGAAGACGACTCTAAGAAAGGGCGACGAATG GTATCTCATAGACAGCCGGTGGTTCAAACAATGGAAGAAGTATGTGGGATTTGACAGCTGGGACATGTACAATGTCGGAGAACGAAGCCTCTATCCAGGACCAATTGATAACTCTGGCCTGTTTTCAG ACCAGGAGACTCAGGCACTGAAAGAGCACCTTATAGATGAGCTGGACTATGTCCTCGTACCCACTGAGGCATGGAATAAGCTAGTCAGCTGGTACGGCTGCCTTGAGGATCAGAGACCCATCGCCAGGAAG GTGGTTGAACATGGAATGTTTGTCAAGCACTGTAAGGTGGAGGTCTATCTGCTGGAGCTGAATTTGTGCGAGAATGACAACATGGACAATGTGGTCACACGTCACTTCAGTAAAGCTGACACAATAG ATACTATAGAGAAGGAAATGAGGATGCTGTTCAATATCCCATCAGAGAAGGAGACACGGCTCTGGAACAAATACATGAGCAACACCTATGAGCAGCTGAACAAGCCAGACAGCACTGTACAGGATGCTGGTCTCTTCCAGGGGCAG GTGCTTGTGATTGAGCGCAAGAATGAGGATGGCACGTGGCCCAGACAAGCCTCCCATCCCAA AACTAGTACAACGCCATCGAGGAATTTCACTACCTCCCCTAAACTCTCCTCTAACTCATCAGCCAGCATCTCCTCAACAGTAGCCAATGGTGACAGTAGCTGTAGCCCTGGATATACGCTCAATAACAGCACCTCATCTGGCAACAG ATTGGGGGGCTATAATTCTTACAGCTCCTCCTACAACTACAGGGAGTCCCAGTCGCAGCCTGGCCTGTGCGGTCTCAGTAATTTGGGCAACACATGCTTCATGAACTCTGCCCTccag TGCCTGAGTAATGCATCCCCGCTCACAGAGTACTTCCTCGAAGACCAGTACGAGGCAGAGATTAATCGGGAGAATCCTCTGGGAATGAGGGGCGAGATAGCTGAGGCCTACGCTGATTTAGTAAAGCAGATGTGGCTGAGCCGCAGCAGCTATGTGGCCCCACGTACCTTCAAA aCCCAGGTCGGACGCTTTGCCCCCCAGTTTTCAGGCTACCAGCAGCAGGACTCACAGGAACTGTTGGCCTTTTTGCTGGACGGGCTCCATGAAGATCTGAACCGTGTCAAGAAGAAACCTTATCTGGCCCTGAGGGATGCAGAGGGCCGTCCAGATGAG ATTGTTGCCAAGGAAGCCTGGACAAACCACCGTTTGCGCAATGACTCAATTATCGTTGACATTTTCCACGGCCTCTTCAAATCCACTTTGGTATGCCCAGAATGCTCAAAGGTGTCTGTCACCTTTGACCCATTCTGCTACCTCACGCTGCCTCTGCCCATGAAGAAGGACCGAACCATGGAGGTTTTCCTGGTGCGATCAGACCCTCAGTCTCGACCTACACAG TATCGAGTGGTGGTCCCCAAACTGGGTACAGTGACAGACCTGTGCAGCGCCTTGTCCAAACTCTGCGGTTTCCCTTCAGAAAAT ATGGTGGTGGCAGATGTTTACAATCACAGGTTCCATAAAATTTATCGACGGGATGACGGCCTCACCCAAATCATGGAAAAAGATGATATCTTTGT GTATGAGGTCCAGGAGGAGGACAGTGAGAGGATGAACCTGCCTGTATATTTCAGGGAGCGCCACTCCAAACACGCCGGAAGCTCAACAAGCACCATGCTGTTTGGCCAGCCTTTACTCATCACCGTGCCCAGACACAACCTCGTCGCAGATGTTCTGTACGACAAGATCCTGGAGAGAATTGG gCGTTATGTAAAACACTCGCATAGCCCCGGCAGTGAAAGCAgggcctcagcctcagcctcagcctcagccacCTTTGCCAGCTGCAGCAAGGCTCCTGAATGTTCCACATCGTCGAGTCCCAACGCCGGCCTGGGTGGCTGCGGCAGCCCCCTGTCGGACGGAGCTTCCTGCAGCGCCAGCTCCAGTAACGGCAGCAACCACTCGGGGACCTGCAATGAAACTAATGGGATATATGATG GTGAAGAGGAGGCCATGGACCACCAGGTGAGCCCGGAGCCAGCGAATGGCCAGTccgaagaggatgaagaggagaccTCTGACTTGGAAAATGGGATTAAAGGAGACGCAGCCACAAAGCGGTGCTCTACGCCTGCCAAGCTCTTCACTTTCAGCATAGTCAACGCTTACGGAACAGCCAACATCAGCCCGTTGCCTTGTGATGGAAATGTCCTCAAACTTAATC CACATTCCACAGTGGCGATCGACTGGGACACAGAGTCAAAGAAACTGTGCTACgatgaacaggaagcagag GCCTACGAGAAGCACGAGAGCATGCTACAGCCCCAAAAGAAGAAGGCCACTGTGGCTCTGACAGAGTGCATCGAGCTCTTCACAACCATGGAGACACTTGGAGAACATGATCCATG GTACTGTCCCACATGTAAGAAACACCAACAGGCCACAAAAAAGTTTGACTTGTGGTCGCTGCCTCGCATTCTGGTCGTTCACCTGAAGCGTTTCTCCTACAACCGGTGTTGGAGGGACAAGCTGGACACAGTGGTGGACTTTCCCATTAG gGATCTGAACATGTCGGAGTTTGTGTGTGACCCTAAGGCCGGTCCTTACATATATGACCTCATTGCCGTGTCAAACCACTATGGAGGAATGGGAGGGGGTCACT ACACGGCTTATGGCAAGAATAAAGTGGATGGAAAGTGGTATTACTTTGATGACAGTAGTGTCTCGTCTGCCTCAGAGGACCAGATTGTG ACTAAAGCGGCCTACGTTCTGTTCTATCAGCGCAGAGACGAGGACGCCCCCTCCAAACCTCAGCCTTCGGCCTCGCTGGGAGGAGCCCCTGAATCAGCAGACGACCATATGGACACAAATTGA
- the emc3 gene encoding ER membrane protein complex subunit 3, with protein sequence MAEPELLLDSNIRLWVVLPIVFITFLVGVIRHYVSILLQSDKKLTLEQVSDSQVLIRSRILRENGKYIPKQSFLMRKFYFNNQEDGFFKKTKRKVVPPSPMTDPSMLTDMMKGNVTNVLPMILIGGWINWTFSGFVTTKVPFPLTLRFKPMLQQGIELLSLDASWVSSASWYFLNVFGLRSMYSLILGQDNGADQSRIMQEQMSGAAMAMPADTNKAFKAEWEALELTDHHWALESVEEDLMSRELDFDGMFSKELPSGIF encoded by the exons ATGGCGGAGCCGGAGCTTCTGCTGGACTCCAACATCCGACTGTGGGTGGTGTTGCCCATCGTCTTCATCACCTTCCTGGTGGGGGTGATCCGGCACTACGTGTCCATCCTGCTCCAGAGCGACAAGAAGCTGACGTTGGAGCAGGTGTCCGACAG TCAGGTTCTTATCCGGAGCAGAATCCtgagggaaaatggaaaatacattcCCAAACAG tCCTTTTTGATGAGGAAGTTTTACTTCAATAATCAAGAAGATGGATTTTTCAAGAAGACCAAAAGAAAGGTTGTTCCACCCTCTCCAATGACAG ATCCCAGCATGCTGACGGATATGATGAAAGGCAATGTCACCAACGTGCTTCCCATGATCCTCATTGGCGGATGGATCAACTGGACCTTTTCAGGATTTGTAACAA ctAAGGTTCCCTTCCCTCTCACTCTGCGCTTCAAGCCCATGCTGCAGCAAGGAATAGAGCTGCTCTCACTGGACGCTTCCTG GGTGAGCTCAGCATCATGGTATTTCCTGAACGTGTTTGGACTACGAAGCATGTACTCATTAATTCTAGGCCAAGATAATG GTGCAGATCAGTCGAGGATTATGCAGGAACAGATGAGTGGTGCCGCCATGGCAATGCCTGCAGATACAAATAAAGCCTTTAAG GCTGAATGGGAGGCACTGGAGCTGACTGACCATCATTGGGCACTGGAGAGTGTAGAGGAGGATCTGATGAGCAGGGAGCTGGACTTTGATGGCATGTTTAGCAAGGAGCTGCCAAGCGGCATCTTCTGA